In a single window of the Niabella ginsenosidivorans genome:
- a CDS encoding RagB/SusD family nutrient uptake outer membrane protein → MKNKYNITIQGITASFIIMVFLLMNGCTKLDETTYSSVQMNQFYKNRRDVLEAVLRPYTHMQAWMAPTGQNGYYYNSELAADQLAWPQKGVNGYDGGDHIRLHYHTWTADENRMLDCWKLIWTGIGFVNSALEDVSQLDTAAVGMSQRELTGAVSELHVLRAFHYMKAMDLWGNVPVATTVPKGGQIENPSTKPRDSIFAFVQSELEQYVPTLLPYSNDLIGRVSQAAGYAMLAELYLNAEKWIGKPMWDQCIAACDKIISGQAGGINGGPKLSPNLDACFGNLNSLSPEPLFQVAFSRKGGFTFDWSGFFSGYDYMEPALGIDFSGWNAFVVIPSAFNAYAENDLRKKDWFLFGPQYNLATNEPILGSFEYKGKPIVFVNSIRKESQGDHTSEGSMTEGEENSGARFNKYKPGYSMDIPAKGLKKDDNYRENQYILYRLTEIYFDKAEALMRKNGGKATQEAVDLINASRKRAFKEADWAKAQFNVSNFTLDSLLAERGREFIFEGKRREDLIRFGRFTTATWWDHKPTNDHNRELFAIPNVQLGANPNLKQNPGY, encoded by the coding sequence ATGAAAAATAAATATAACATAACAATTCAGGGAATAACTGCCAGTTTCATCATCATGGTATTTTTACTGATGAACGGATGCACCAAGCTCGATGAAACTACATACAGCAGTGTGCAGATGAATCAGTTTTACAAAAACCGCAGGGATGTGCTGGAAGCAGTGTTGCGCCCTTATACGCACATGCAGGCATGGATGGCTCCTACAGGGCAAAATGGATATTATTATAACTCAGAATTAGCAGCAGACCAGCTGGCCTGGCCGCAAAAAGGCGTAAATGGTTATGATGGTGGTGATCATATACGATTGCATTATCACACTTGGACGGCAGATGAGAACCGGATGCTGGATTGCTGGAAGCTGATCTGGACGGGTATCGGCTTTGTAAATTCAGCATTGGAAGATGTTTCACAATTGGACACTGCTGCAGTCGGCATGTCTCAAAGAGAGCTGACAGGGGCTGTTTCAGAGCTGCACGTATTACGTGCTTTTCATTATATGAAGGCAATGGATCTGTGGGGGAATGTGCCTGTTGCAACCACGGTTCCCAAAGGTGGGCAGATCGAAAACCCTTCAACAAAACCCAGGGATAGTATTTTTGCCTTTGTACAGTCGGAGCTGGAGCAGTATGTGCCCACGCTTTTGCCCTACTCAAATGATCTGATTGGCCGTGTTTCCCAGGCTGCCGGTTATGCCATGCTGGCCGAATTGTACCTGAATGCTGAAAAATGGATCGGGAAGCCAATGTGGGATCAATGCATTGCTGCCTGTGATAAAATTATTTCCGGGCAGGCAGGCGGTATAAACGGAGGACCGAAATTGTCGCCGAATTTAGATGCATGTTTTGGGAACCTCAACAGTCTTTCGCCGGAGCCGCTGTTTCAGGTAGCGTTTAGTCGGAAAGGAGGATTTACGTTTGACTGGTCCGGTTTTTTCAGCGGGTATGATTATATGGAGCCCGCACTGGGGATCGATTTTTCAGGGTGGAACGCGTTTGTTGTGATCCCATCAGCCTTTAATGCATATGCGGAAAATGACCTGCGCAAGAAAGACTGGTTTTTGTTTGGCCCCCAATATAACCTTGCCACCAATGAGCCCATTCTTGGCTCTTTCGAATATAAAGGCAAACCGATTGTATTTGTAAATTCTATCCGGAAAGAAAGCCAGGGTGATCATACCAGCGAAGGCAGTATGACCGAGGGGGAAGAAAACAGCGGGGCGCGCTTTAATAAATATAAACCGGGATATAGCATGGACATACCGGCCAAAGGCCTTAAAAAGGATGATAATTACCGGGAGAACCAATACATTCTTTATCGGTTGACCGAAATTTATTTTGATAAGGCAGAAGCATTGATGCGCAAAAACGGAGGAAAAGCTACGCAGGAGGCAGTAGACCTGATCAATGCTTCCAGGAAAAGAGCCTTTAAGGAAGCTGACTGGGCAAAGGCACAATTCAATGTTTCCAATTTTACATTGGATTCACTGCTGGCAGAAAGAGGGCGTGAATTTATTTTTGAAGGAAAAAGGAGGGAAGACCTTATCCGGTTTGGTAGGTTTACTACAGCTACGTGGTGGGATCATAAACCCACTAA